From Vibrio crassostreae, one genomic window encodes:
- the rplR gene encoding 50S ribosomal protein L18, with protein MDKKASRIRRATRARRKIAELGATRLVVHRTPRHVYAQVIAANGSEVIAAASTVEKAIREQVKNTGNVDAAKAVGKAVAERALEKGVASVAFDRSGFQYHGRVAALAESAREAGLKF; from the coding sequence ATGGATAAGAAAGCATCTCGCATCCGTCGTGCTACACGTGCACGTCGTAAGATTGCAGAACTTGGTGCAACTCGCCTGGTAGTACACCGTACTCCTCGCCATGTTTACGCACAAGTTATCGCGGCAAACGGCTCTGAGGTTATCGCAGCTGCTTCTACTGTAGAAAAAGCGATCCGTGAGCAAGTTAAGAACACTGGTAACGTTGATGCAGCTAAAGCAGTTGGTAAAGCTGTTGCTGAGCGCGCTCTTGAAAAAGGCGTAGCTTCAGTTGCATTTGATCGTTCTGGTTTCCAATACCACGGTCGAGTAGCGGCGCTAGCAGAATCTGCTCGCGAAGCTGGTCTGAAATTCTAA
- the rplF gene encoding 50S ribosomal protein L6 gives MSRVAKAPVAIPAGVEVKLNGQEVTVKGSKGELTRVLNSAVVIAQEETNLTFGPKEGVTNAWAQAGTARALVNNMVVGVTEGFTKKLTLKGVGYRAAMKGNSVALTLGFSHPVEHALPEGIKAECPSQTEIIITGCDKQVVGQVAADIRSYRAPEPYKGKGVRYADENVRTKEAKKK, from the coding sequence ATGTCTCGTGTTGCTAAAGCACCTGTCGCTATTCCAGCTGGCGTAGAGGTGAAACTAAACGGCCAAGAAGTTACTGTAAAAGGTAGCAAAGGTGAGCTTACTCGCGTTCTTAACAGCGCCGTAGTTATTGCACAGGAAGAAACCAACCTAACTTTCGGTCCGAAAGAAGGTGTTACTAACGCATGGGCACAAGCTGGTACAGCTCGCGCTCTAGTTAATAACATGGTTGTGGGTGTTACTGAGGGCTTCACTAAGAAGCTAACTCTTAAGGGTGTTGGTTACCGTGCTGCTATGAAAGGCAACTCTGTAGCTCTAACTCTTGGTTTTTCTCACCCAGTAGAGCACGCTCTACCTGAAGGTATTAAAGCTGAGTGCCCTAGCCAAACTGAGATCATCATTACTGGTTGCGATAAGCAAGTAGTAGGTCAAGTTGCGGCTGACATTCGTTCTTACCGTGCTCCTGAGCCTTACAAAGGCAAAGGTGTTCGTTACGCAGATGAAAATGTGCGTACTAAAGAAGCTAAGAAGAAGTAA
- the rpsH gene encoding 30S ribosomal protein S8 produces the protein MSMQDPISDMLTRVRNGQAANKVAVKMPSSKLKVAIAALLKAEGYIVDFAVNSEAKPELEVTLKYFQAKPVIEQIKRVSRPGLRVYKNKDSLPTVMGGLGIAVVSTSKGLMSDRAARKAGLGGEIICYVA, from the coding sequence ATGAGCATGCAAGATCCGATTTCGGATATGCTGACCCGAGTTCGTAACGGTCAGGCAGCAAACAAAGTTGCTGTAAAAATGCCTTCTTCAAAGCTTAAAGTTGCAATTGCTGCATTACTTAAAGCTGAAGGTTACATCGTAGACTTCGCTGTTAACAGCGAAGCAAAACCTGAGCTAGAAGTTACTCTTAAGTACTTCCAAGCTAAACCTGTAATCGAGCAAATCAAGCGTGTATCACGTCCTGGTCTAAGAGTTTATAAAAATAAAGACTCTTTACCTACAGTGATGGGTGGTCTTGGTATTGCAGTTGTTTCTACTTCCAAGGGTCTGATGTCTGACCGTGCTGCTCGTAAAGCAGGTCTTGGCGGTGAAATCATCTGTTACGTAGCTTAA
- the rpsN gene encoding 30S ribosomal protein S14 — protein MAKQSMKAREAKRAKLVAKFAEKRSALKVIISDVNASEEDRWNAVLKLQSLPRDSSASRQRNRCNQTGRPHGYLRKFGLSRIKVREACMKGEIPGLRKASW, from the coding sequence ATGGCTAAACAATCAATGAAAGCACGTGAAGCTAAACGTGCAAAACTAGTAGCTAAGTTCGCTGAAAAGCGTTCTGCGCTAAAAGTTATCATTAGCGATGTAAACGCATCTGAAGAAGATCGTTGGAATGCGGTTCTTAAACTGCAATCTCTTCCACGTGATTCAAGTGCATCACGTCAGCGCAACCGTTGCAACCAAACTGGTCGTCCACACGGTTACCTACGTAAATTCGGTCTAAGCCGCATTAAGGTTCGTGAAGCTTGCATGAAAGGCGAGATTCCGGGTCTTCGTAAGGCTAGCTGGTAA
- the rplE gene encoding 50S ribosomal protein L5, translated as MAKLHDYYKSSVVAELTKEFSYTSVMQVPRIEKITLNMGVGEAINDKKLLENAAADMATISGQKPLITKARKSVAGFKIREGYPIGCKVTLRGERMWEFLERLISIALPRVRDFRGVSAKSFDGRGNYSMGVREQIIFPEIDYDKVDRVRGLDITITTSAGSDEEGRALLAAFNFPFRK; from the coding sequence ATGGCGAAACTGCATGATTACTACAAGTCGTCTGTAGTCGCTGAGCTTACCAAAGAGTTCAGCTACACAAGCGTCATGCAAGTCCCTAGGATTGAGAAAATCACCCTAAACATGGGCGTTGGTGAAGCAATCAACGATAAGAAACTGCTAGAAAACGCAGCAGCTGATATGGCAACGATCTCTGGTCAAAAGCCACTTATCACTAAAGCGCGTAAATCTGTAGCTGGTTTCAAAATTCGTGAAGGCTACCCAATTGGTTGTAAAGTAACCTTGCGTGGTGAGCGCATGTGGGAATTTTTAGAGCGTTTAATCTCTATCGCACTTCCACGTGTACGTGATTTCCGTGGTGTTAGCGCTAAGTCTTTTGACGGTCGCGGTAACTACAGCATGGGCGTTCGCGAGCAAATCATCTTTCCGGAAATCGACTACGATAAAGTCGATCGTGTCCGCGGTCTTGATATTACTATCACGACTTCTGCGGGTTCCGATGAGGAAGGCCGAGCTCTGCTGGCTGCCTTTAACTTCCCATTCCGTAAGTAA
- the rplX gene encoding 50S ribosomal protein L24, with protein sequence MAAKIRRNDEVIILAGKDKGKKGKVTKVLTTGKVIVEGINLVKKHQKPVPALGQQGGIVEQEAAIDASNVAVFNAATGKADRIGFRIEDGKKVRFFKSNGETVSN encoded by the coding sequence ATGGCAGCTAAAATCCGTCGTAATGACGAAGTAATCATTCTTGCTGGTAAAGATAAAGGCAAGAAAGGTAAAGTAACTAAGGTTCTGACAACTGGTAAAGTTATCGTTGAAGGCATCAACCTTGTTAAGAAACACCAAAAGCCGGTTCCGGCTCTAGGTCAACAAGGTGGCATCGTTGAACAAGAAGCAGCTATTGATGCTTCTAACGTTGCTGTTTTTAACGCGGCTACTGGTAAAGCAGACCGTATCGGTTTCCGTATCGAAGATGGCAAGAAAGTTCGTTTCTTCAAATCTAACGGCGAAACTGTTTCTAACTAA
- the rplN gene encoding 50S ribosomal protein L14, with protein MIQMQSTLDAADNSGARKVMCIKVLGGSHRRYAHIGDVIKVTVKEAIPRGKVKKGDVLKAVVVRTRKGVRRPDGSVIRFDSNACVLLNDTTEQPVGTRIFGPVTRELRNAKFMKIVSLAPEVL; from the coding sequence ATGATCCAGATGCAAAGTACACTTGACGCAGCAGATAACTCTGGCGCGCGCAAGGTAATGTGTATTAAGGTTCTGGGTGGCTCTCACCGCCGTTATGCACATATCGGTGACGTCATCAAGGTTACAGTGAAGGAAGCGATTCCTCGCGGTAAAGTAAAAAAAGGTGATGTTCTGAAGGCGGTAGTAGTGCGCACCCGTAAAGGCGTTCGTCGCCCAGACGGTTCTGTCATTCGCTTCGACAGTAATGCTTGTGTATTGTTAAATGACACTACTGAGCAACCAGTCGGCACACGTATCTTTGGTCCTGTGACTCGTGAACTTCGTAACGCGAAATTCATGAAGATTGTATCACTAGCACCTGAAGTTCTGTAA
- the rpsQ gene encoding 30S ribosomal protein S17 produces the protein MSETNRIQQGRVVSDKMDKSIVVAIERTVKHPIYGKFIKRTTKVHAHDEDNTCGLGDKVEIAECRPLSKTKSWTLVKVLEKAKI, from the coding sequence ATGAGCGAAACTAACCGCATCCAGCAAGGCCGTGTAGTAAGCGACAAGATGGACAAGTCTATCGTTGTTGCTATTGAACGCACTGTAAAACACCCAATTTACGGTAAGTTCATCAAACGCACGACTAAAGTACACGCACACGACGAAGACAACACTTGTGGCCTAGGCGACAAAGTTGAAATCGCTGAGTGTCGTCCTCTGTCTAAGACTAAGTCTTGGACATTGGTTAAAGTTCTAGAAAAAGCGAAGATTTAA
- the rpmC gene encoding 50S ribosomal protein L29, with protein MKAQDLREKNVEELNAELLNLLREQFNLRMQAATGQLQQTHTLKAVRRDIARVKTVLTEKAGA; from the coding sequence ATGAAAGCACAAGATCTACGCGAAAAGAACGTTGAAGAGCTTAACGCTGAGCTATTGAATTTGCTACGTGAACAGTTCAACTTGCGCATGCAAGCTGCAACTGGTCAACTACAGCAAACTCATACTCTAAAAGCTGTACGCCGTGACATCGCACGTGTGAAAACTGTTTTGACTGAAAAGGCAGGCGCATAA
- the rplP gene encoding 50S ribosomal protein L16 yields MLQPKRTKFRKVMTGRNRGLAKGTEVSFGEFGLKAVGRGRLTARQIEAARRAMTRHIKRQGQIWIRVFPDKPITEKPLEVRQGKGKGSVAYWVAQIQPGKVMYEMNGVPEELAREAFRLAARKLPVKTTFVTKQVM; encoded by the coding sequence ATGCTACAACCAAAACGTACTAAGTTCCGCAAGGTTATGACTGGTCGTAACCGTGGTCTAGCTAAAGGTACTGAAGTAAGCTTCGGCGAATTCGGTCTTAAAGCTGTTGGCCGTGGTCGTCTGACTGCACGTCAAATCGAAGCGGCACGTCGTGCTATGACACGTCACATTAAGCGTCAAGGTCAAATCTGGATCCGTGTATTCCCAGACAAGCCGATTACTGAAAAGCCTCTTGAAGTTCGTCAAGGTAAAGGTAAAGGTTCAGTTGCGTACTGGGTTGCTCAAATCCAACCAGGCAAAGTTATGTACGAGATGAATGGCGTACCTGAAGAGTTGGCACGTGAAGCGTTCCGCCTAGCGGCACGTAAACTGCCTGTTAAAACTACTTTTGTAACTAAGCAGGTGATGTGA
- the rpsC gene encoding 30S ribosomal protein S3 yields MGQKVHPNGIRLGIVKPWNATWFANTNEFADNLDGDFKVRQFLTKELQKASLSRIVIERPAKSIRVTIHTARPGVVIGKKGEDVEKLRAAVAKIAGVPAQINIAEVRKPELDGQLVADSIASQLERRVMFRRAMKRAVQNAMRLGAKGIKVQVGGRLGGAEIARSEWYREGRVPLHTLRADIDYATSSAHTQYGVIGIKVWIFKGEILGGMPAANAVEPKGDKPKKQRKGRK; encoded by the coding sequence ATGGGTCAGAAAGTACATCCTAATGGTATTCGTCTTGGCATCGTTAAGCCTTGGAATGCTACATGGTTTGCTAATACCAACGAATTCGCTGACAACCTAGACGGCGACTTCAAGGTACGTCAGTTCCTTACAAAGGAACTACAAAAAGCATCATTATCTCGTATCGTTATCGAGCGTCCAGCTAAGAGCATCCGTGTGACTATTCACACTGCTCGTCCTGGCGTTGTTATCGGTAAGAAAGGTGAAGACGTAGAGAAGCTACGCGCAGCTGTAGCTAAAATCGCAGGTGTACCAGCGCAAATTAACATCGCTGAAGTACGTAAGCCTGAGCTAGATGGTCAGCTTGTAGCTGATAGCATCGCGTCTCAACTAGAGCGTCGTGTTATGTTCCGTCGTGCAATGAAGCGTGCGGTACAAAATGCTATGCGTCTAGGCGCTAAAGGCATCAAAGTACAAGTAGGCGGCCGTCTTGGCGGTGCTGAAATCGCACGTTCTGAGTGGTACCGTGAAGGCCGTGTGCCTCTACACACTCTACGTGCAGACATTGATTACGCAACTTCTTCGGCTCACACTCAATACGGTGTGATCGGCATTAAAGTTTGGATCTTCAAAGGTGAGATTCTAGGCGGTATGCCAGCTGCTAACGCAGTAGAGCCAAAAGGCGATAAGCCTAAGAAGCAGCGTAAAGGCCGTAAGTAA
- the rplV gene encoding 50S ribosomal protein L22, with translation MEALAKHNFARISPQKARLVADQIRGKSVDQALEILTFSNKKAAVLVKKVLESAIANAEHNEGADIDDLNVAKIFVDEGPIMKRIMPRAKGRADRILKRSSHITIVVADR, from the coding sequence ATGGAAGCTTTAGCTAAACATAACTTTGCTCGTATTTCTCCACAGAAAGCTCGCTTAGTTGCAGACCAAATTCGCGGTAAGTCGGTAGACCAAGCTCTAGAAATTCTAACTTTCAGCAACAAAAAAGCTGCTGTATTAGTTAAGAAGGTTCTTGAGTCAGCTATCGCTAACGCGGAACATAACGAAGGTGCAGATATCGACGATCTAAATGTCGCTAAAATCTTCGTAGATGAGGGCCCTATCATGAAGCGTATTATGCCTCGTGCTAAAGGTCGTGCGGATCGTATCTTGAAGCGTTCAAGCCACATCACTATTGTTGTAGCAGATCGCTAA
- the rpsS gene encoding 30S ribosomal protein S19: MPRSLKKGPFIDLHLLKKVEKAVESGDKKPIKTWSRRSMIIPTMIGLTIAVHNGRQHVPVFVTEEMIGHKLGEFAPTRTYRGHAADKKAKKK, translated from the coding sequence ATGCCACGTTCTCTCAAGAAAGGTCCTTTTATTGACCTACACTTGCTGAAGAAGGTAGAGAAAGCGGTGGAAAGCGGAGACAAAAAGCCTATTAAGACTTGGTCCCGTCGCTCAATGATCATCCCAACAATGATTGGTTTGACCATCGCTGTCCATAATGGTCGTCAGCACGTTCCAGTTTTCGTTACCGAAGAAATGATCGGTCACAAACTGGGCGAATTTGCACCAACTCGTACTTATCGCGGTCATGCTGCAGATAAGAAAGCTAAGAAGAAATAA
- the rplB gene encoding 50S ribosomal protein L2: protein MAIVKCKPTSPGRRHVVKVVNADLHKGKPYAPLLEKNSKNGGRNNNGRITVRHIGGGHKHHYRVIDFKRTKDGIPAKVERLEYDPNRSANIALVLYADGERRYIIAPKGVNAGDQIQSGVDAAIKAGNTLPMRNIPVGSTVHCVELKPGKGAQLARSAGAYAQIIARDGAYVTIRLRSGEMRKVLSEGRATIGEVGNSEHMLRELGKAGASRWRGVRPTVRGVVMNPVDHPHGGGEGRTSGGRHPVSPWGVPTKGFKTRKNKRTDKYIVRRRTK from the coding sequence ATGGCTATTGTTAAATGTAAGCCGACTTCCCCTGGTCGTCGTCACGTCGTTAAAGTTGTTAACGCTGACCTACACAAGGGTAAGCCATACGCACCACTTCTAGAGAAAAACTCTAAGAACGGTGGTCGTAACAACAACGGTCGTATTACAGTACGTCACATCGGTGGTGGTCATAAGCACCATTACCGTGTAATTGACTTCAAACGTACTAAAGATGGCATCCCAGCGAAAGTTGAGCGTCTAGAATACGATCCAAACCGTAGTGCTAACATCGCTCTAGTTCTGTACGCAGACGGTGAGCGTCGTTACATCATTGCACCTAAAGGTGTTAACGCAGGCGACCAGATTCAATCTGGCGTAGATGCTGCAATCAAAGCAGGTAACACTCTGCCGATGCGCAACATCCCAGTAGGTTCTACTGTACACTGTGTTGAACTTAAGCCTGGTAAAGGTGCTCAACTAGCTCGTTCGGCTGGTGCTTATGCTCAAATCATCGCTCGCGATGGTGCATACGTAACTATCCGTCTACGTTCTGGTGAGATGCGCAAAGTACTTTCTGAAGGTCGTGCAACGATCGGTGAAGTTGGTAACTCTGAGCATATGCTACGTGAACTTGGTAAAGCTGGTGCTTCACGCTGGCGCGGCGTACGTCCAACCGTACGTGGTGTAGTAATGAACCCGGTGGATCACCCACATGGTGGTGGTGAAGGCCGCACATCTGGTGGTCGTCACCCAGTTTCTCCTTGGGGCGTTCCTACTAAGGGCTTCAAGACTCGTAAGAACAAGCGCACTGACAAGTACATCGTACGTCGTCGCACTAAATAA
- the rplW gene encoding 50S ribosomal protein L23, with the protein MITEERILKVLRAPHISEKATMAAEKANTIVFKVAKDATKKEIKAAVEKLFEVEVKSVNTLVLKGKTKRQGMREGRRSDVKKAYVTLKEGQDLDFVGGAE; encoded by the coding sequence ATGATCACTGAAGAGCGTATCTTAAAAGTTCTACGTGCTCCGCACATCTCTGAAAAAGCAACTATGGCAGCTGAGAAAGCGAACACTATCGTTTTCAAAGTAGCTAAAGATGCAACTAAGAAAGAGATCAAAGCAGCTGTAGAAAAGCTATTTGAAGTTGAAGTTAAGTCTGTAAATACTCTTGTATTAAAGGGTAAGACCAAACGTCAAGGTATGCGTGAAGGCCGTCGTTCAGACGTGAAAAAAGCCTACGTTACTTTGAAAGAAGGTCAAGATCTTGACTTCGTTGGCGGCGCGGAATAA
- the rplD gene encoding 50S ribosomal protein L4, whose product MELMVKGADALTVSETTFGRDFNEALVHQVVVAYAAGARQGTRAQKTRSEVSGGGAKPWRQKGTGRARAGTIRSPIWRTGGVTFAAKPQDHSQKVNKKMYRGAMKSILSELVRQERLIVVDNFSVEAPKTKELVAKLKELELSDVLIVTGEVDENLFLAARNLYKVDARDVAGVDPVSLIAFDKVLMTADAVKQVEEMLA is encoded by the coding sequence ATGGAATTGATGGTTAAAGGTGCTGATGCACTAACTGTTTCCGAGACTACTTTCGGACGTGACTTCAACGAAGCTCTTGTACACCAAGTAGTTGTTGCATATGCAGCAGGTGCTCGTCAAGGTACTCGTGCTCAAAAGACTCGTTCTGAAGTATCTGGCGGTGGCGCTAAGCCATGGCGTCAAAAAGGTACTGGCCGCGCACGTGCTGGTACAATTCGTAGCCCAATCTGGCGTACAGGTGGTGTTACTTTTGCTGCGAAACCACAAGATCACAGCCAAAAAGTAAACAAAAAAATGTACCGCGGTGCTATGAAGAGCATTCTTTCTGAGCTAGTTCGTCAAGAGCGTTTAATCGTTGTTGATAACTTCTCTGTAGAAGCACCAAAAACAAAAGAACTTGTAGCTAAGCTTAAAGAGCTTGAGCTAAGCGACGTTCTGATTGTGACTGGCGAAGTAGATGAAAATCTATTCTTAGCTGCTCGTAACCTATACAAAGTAGATGCACGTGATGTTGCTGGTGTTGATCCAGTATCACTAATCGCTTTCGACAAGGTTCTAATGACTGCTGACGCAGTTAAGCAAGTTGAGGAGATGCTAGCATGA
- the rplC gene encoding 50S ribosomal protein L3: protein MIGLVGRKVGMTRVFTEEGVSIPVTVVEVEANRISQVKTLETDGYAAIQVTTGAKKANRVTKPEAGHFAKAGVEAGRGLWEFRLENGEEFEVGAELNVELFNEIKKVDVTGTSKGKGFQGAIKRWNFSTQDMTHGNSLSHRAPGSIGQCQTPGRVFKGKKMAGHMGAERVTTQNLEIVRVDAERNLLLIKGAVPGSTGGNVIVKPAVKA, encoded by the coding sequence ATGATTGGTCTAGTCGGACGTAAAGTGGGTATGACCCGCGTATTTACTGAAGAAGGCGTTTCTATCCCAGTAACTGTTGTTGAGGTTGAAGCGAACCGTATTTCTCAAGTTAAAACTCTTGAGACAGACGGCTACGCAGCAATCCAAGTAACTACTGGTGCTAAGAAAGCTAACCGTGTAACTAAACCTGAAGCTGGTCACTTCGCGAAAGCGGGTGTAGAAGCAGGTCGCGGTCTTTGGGAATTCCGTTTAGAAAACGGCGAAGAGTTTGAAGTTGGCGCTGAGCTAAACGTAGAACTTTTCAACGAAATTAAAAAAGTAGACGTTACTGGTACATCTAAAGGTAAAGGCTTCCAAGGCGCTATCAAGCGTTGGAACTTCTCTACTCAAGATATGACTCACGGTAACTCTTTGTCTCACCGCGCACCGGGTTCAATTGGCCAATGTCAAACTCCAGGCCGCGTGTTTAAAGGCAAGAAAATGGCAGGTCACATGGGTGCTGAGCGTGTAACGACTCAAAACCTAGAGATCGTACGTGTTGACGCTGAGCGCAATCTACTCCTTATTAAAGGTGCAGTACCGGGCTCAACAGGCGGAAACGTGATCGTAAAACCTGCTGTTAAAGCATAA
- the rpsJ gene encoding 30S ribosomal protein S10, with protein MQNQRIRIRLKAFDYKLIDASTAEIVETAKRTGAQVRGPIPLPTRKERFTVLTSPHVNKDARDQYEIRTHKRLIDIVEPTDKTVDALMRLDLAAGVDVQISLG; from the coding sequence ATGCAGAACCAACGTATTCGTATCCGCCTTAAAGCGTTTGATTACAAGCTAATCGATGCTTCAACTGCGGAAATCGTTGAAACAGCAAAACGTACTGGCGCACAGGTTCGTGGTCCTATTCCACTTCCTACTCGTAAAGAGCGTTTCACTGTTCTTACCTCTCCACACGTCAACAAAGATGCACGTGATCAGTACGAAATCCGTACTCACAAGCGTTTGATCGACATCGTTGAGCCAACAGATAAAACTGTTGATGCTCTAATGCGTCTTGATCTTGCAGCTGGCGTTGATGTTCAAATCAGCCTAGGTTAA
- the tuf gene encoding elongation factor Tu, translating into MSKEKFERTKPHVNVGTIGHVDHGKTTLTAAICTTLAKVYGGVAKDFASIDNAPEERERGITIATSHVEYDTPARHYAHVDCPGHADYVKNMITGAAQMDGGILVVAATDGPMPQTREHILLGRQVGIPYIIVFMNKCDMVDDEELLELVEMEVRELLSEYDFPGDDLPVIQGSALGALNGEKQWEDKIVELAEALDSYIPEPERAVDQPFLLPIEDVFSIQGRGTVVTGRIERGILRVGDEVEIVGIKETTLTTCTGVEMFRKLLDEGRAGENVGALLRGTKRDDVERGQVLSAKGSINPHTKFESEVYVLSKDEGGRHTPFFKGYRPQFYFRTTDVTGDITLPEGVEMVMPGDNVQMTVELIAPIAMDEGLRFAIREGGRTVGAGVVAKIFA; encoded by the coding sequence GTGTCTAAAGAAAAATTTGAACGTACGAAACCGCACGTAAACGTTGGTACTATCGGCCACGTTGACCACGGTAAAACAACTCTAACTGCTGCTATCTGTACTACTCTTGCAAAAGTATACGGCGGTGTTGCTAAAGATTTCGCATCTATCGATAACGCTCCAGAAGAGCGTGAGCGCGGTATCACAATCGCAACTTCTCACGTTGAGTACGACACTCCAGCACGTCACTACGCACACGTAGACTGTCCAGGACACGCGGATTATGTTAAAAACATGATCACTGGTGCTGCACAAATGGACGGCGGTATCCTAGTTGTTGCTGCGACTGACGGCCCTATGCCTCAAACTCGTGAGCACATCCTACTTGGTCGTCAAGTTGGTATCCCTTACATCATCGTATTCATGAACAAATGTGACATGGTTGATGACGAAGAGCTACTTGAGCTAGTTGAGATGGAAGTTCGTGAACTTCTTTCTGAATACGACTTCCCAGGTGATGACCTACCAGTTATCCAAGGTTCTGCACTTGGCGCACTAAACGGCGAGAAGCAGTGGGAAGACAAGATCGTTGAGCTTGCAGAAGCACTAGATTCTTACATTCCTGAGCCAGAGCGTGCAGTTGACCAACCGTTCCTACTACCAATTGAAGATGTATTCTCAATCCAAGGTCGTGGTACTGTTGTAACTGGTCGTATCGAGCGCGGTATCCTACGAGTAGGTGACGAAGTAGAAATCGTTGGTATCAAAGAGACTACTCTTACTACTTGTACTGGTGTTGAAATGTTCCGTAAACTGCTTGACGAAGGTCGTGCAGGTGAGAACGTTGGTGCACTTCTACGTGGTACTAAGCGTGATGACGTTGAACGTGGTCAAGTACTTTCTGCGAAAGGTTCTATCAACCCACACACTAAGTTTGAGTCTGAAGTATACGTACTTTCTAAAGACGAAGGCGGCCGTCACACTCCTTTCTTCAAAGGTTACCGTCCACAGTTCTACTTCCGTACAACTGACGTAACAGGCGACATCACTCTACCAGAAGGCGTAGAAATGGTAATGCCAGGTGACAACGTTCAAATGACTGTTGAGCTAATCGCTCCAATCGCAATGGACGAAGGTCTACGTTTCGCAATCCGCGAAGGTGGCCGTACAGTTGGTGCTGGTGTTGTAGCTAAAATCTTCGCTTAA